The following are encoded together in the Erwinia sp. E602 genome:
- a CDS encoding MFS transporter yields the protein MSSSVTDGLPLPQRYGAILAIALGITVAVLDGAIANVALPTISRELNASPAESIWIVNAYQLAIIISLLSLSYLGDMVGYRRVYQCGLVLFTATSLFCALSDSLGMLTFARVLQGFGAAALMSVNTALIRIIYPQRHLGRGMGINSLIVAVSVAAGPTVAAAVLSVASWQWLFLINIPIGMPALWLALRFLPANAQKSQGQRFDLLSGIMNALTFGLLLSLLSGFAQGVDGRLLLAELVGLLAVGTLFIRRQLTMSVPLLPVDLLRIPIFAMSLCTSVCSFCAQMLAMVSLPFMLQGVLQKSEVATGLLLTPWPLATMVMAPIAGRLIEKVHAGLLGAVGLAMFAGGLFALALLPAMPTDLDIIWRMMLCGAGFGLFQSPNNHTIISSAPRHRSGGASGMLGTARLLGQSSGAALVALLFNLFSTGGSHYALLLAGGFASLAMVFSALRIRPLHA from the coding sequence ATGTCCTCTTCTGTTACTGACGGCCTGCCGTTACCGCAGCGCTACGGCGCGATCCTGGCGATCGCGCTGGGTATTACCGTCGCCGTGCTCGACGGCGCAATCGCCAACGTGGCGCTGCCGACCATTTCCCGCGAGCTGAACGCCAGCCCGGCGGAGTCGATCTGGATCGTTAATGCCTACCAGCTGGCGATTATCATTTCGCTGCTGTCGCTCTCCTACCTCGGCGATATGGTCGGTTACCGGCGCGTCTATCAGTGCGGCCTGGTACTGTTTACCGCCACCTCGCTGTTCTGTGCACTCTCAGACTCGCTGGGCATGCTGACTTTCGCCCGCGTTTTGCAGGGGTTTGGCGCGGCCGCGCTGATGAGCGTCAACACCGCGCTGATCCGCATCATCTATCCGCAGCGCCACCTGGGCCGCGGCATGGGCATCAATTCGCTGATCGTTGCCGTCTCCGTCGCGGCCGGGCCAACGGTGGCGGCGGCGGTGCTGTCGGTGGCCTCCTGGCAGTGGCTGTTCCTGATCAATATCCCTATCGGTATGCCGGCACTGTGGCTCGCGCTGCGTTTCCTGCCCGCTAACGCGCAAAAAAGCCAGGGGCAACGTTTCGACCTGCTGAGCGGCATCATGAACGCGCTAACCTTCGGCCTGCTGCTGTCGCTGCTTAGCGGCTTTGCACAGGGGGTGGACGGCCGGCTGCTGCTGGCGGAGCTGGTGGGGCTGCTGGCGGTCGGCACGCTGTTTATCCGCCGCCAGCTGACGATGAGCGTGCCGCTGCTGCCGGTTGACCTGCTGCGCATCCCAATTTTTGCCATGTCGCTCTGCACCTCGGTATGCTCATTCTGCGCACAGATGCTGGCGATGGTCTCGCTGCCGTTTATGTTGCAGGGCGTGCTGCAGAAGAGTGAAGTGGCGACCGGATTGCTGCTGACCCCCTGGCCGCTGGCGACCATGGTGATGGCCCCGATCGCCGGACGACTGATTGAGAAGGTGCACGCCGGGCTGCTCGGCGCGGTCGGGCTGGCGATGTTTGCCGGCGGGCTGTTTGCGCTGGCGCTGCTGCCGGCGATGCCGACGGACCTCGATATCATCTGGCGGATGATGCTGTGCGGTGCCGGTTTCGGCCTGTTCCAGTCGCCGAACAACCACACCATTATCTCGTCCGCGCCCCGCCACCGCAGCGGCGGCGCCAGCGGCATGCTCGGCACCGCCCGCCTGCTGGGGCAGAGCAGCGGTGCCGCGCTGGTGGCCCTGCTGTTTAACCTGTTCTCCACCGGCGGCAGCCACTACGCCCTGCTGCTGGCCGGCGGCTTTGCCAGCCTCGCCATGGTGTTCAGCGCGCTGCGCATCAGGCCGCTTCACGCATAA